In Lolium rigidum isolate FL_2022 chromosome 7, APGP_CSIRO_Lrig_0.1, whole genome shotgun sequence, the DNA window CCCCCACCGCCCGTCGCCGCGCCCGCCACCAGCCGCCGCGCCCGCCACCAGCCGCCGCGCCCAAGTGAGCTCCCTCTCACCAGGGGCCGCGGGAGGGAAGaagccgccccgccgccaccttccccggggtgcgcgcggctttgccgggccccctccggcggcggcgaagcagGGGAGAGACGGGGTGGGGGCCGAggtgtggcggcggctagggttcccccCTATCGCCAGAGGAGCGCGACGCGGGGGGAAGGTTGGTTGTGTTTTTTCTGCTGCGGTATTTACCGTCTTATGGTATTGCTTAGTCGTGTTGCTGTTGTTGAGCTAGTTTCTGCATGTCTTATGCTACTGTTGTATTTTAAGTACTATGATTACTGGTTTATaagtactttatttgctattggttAGTATTAATCTCAAGTGATGTTCAGATGTGGCCGTTAACCTCACCTTCAAGAAGAGAATACCCTAGCGGTCATTTTGCAGGCAACTAAAAAAGAGAAGTTGCATTAGACTAGCCTTTAAAATACAATGCATCTAACCAAATAGCCCCATCCATTTTGTTCAAATGATGCAAAATATTTCTCTGCATGCTACCTAACAAGATGCACAAAGTCACTCAATTGTTACTTTCCTGCAGCCAGCCCAAACGGGCCGTTCCACGCAGTGCATATTTCACTGCATGAGTGCCAATGCGGCAATGCCGTCCCATTTGCTTCACAAAACAATCACTTGGACGTACTTTTTTTCTTCGGTTTCCAATAGGTATAGTGGTCTAATATGTTGTAATTTCTATCACTTGAACATACAAATTAACTATTTAGACACACCGACAACAAAATCGACATCTCCGTGTCGCATGACGATGTTCCaattaatatatcaaattttaaaAAACTTAAAATTTCATTAAACGATCGAAAATGTGTTTTTCTGGATGTGCTGAAGAATATAATAGACTCATTTCAGTATGTATGATCAATTTTTTTTACTTTAACGTGTCTTTGTGGtttatattttaaaataaataatTGTAACCCGCTAAACATATCTTAGAAAAATATTTATACAAAAATTATGGTTTTTTAGATGGTttaaagggtggtgcacctatttTTAACATAAGTTGTCCCATAAAAAACTTTATTAAAAAAATCACATAAAACGAAGTTTATAAGTTGTCTACCCTAGagtattttttttgaaatcttTGGATGGACATGCAATATTCAAAACAAGGTTTAGTATACCCTATACAGAATGGGGAAAAATCATGCTTTTTGGAGAGGCAATTATTTTTCTACGATTTGTTTAGTGTGTCATGAGTAATTGATTTGTGAACCTAACTAAACTAATTTCTTTGAACCATTAATGTTTCATATAAAATTCGTCCATTACATCATAGTGTGCATTAAAAAACATAATTTTGGATGAATATCCATGATTGTGTTAGCTTTGTCGGTCCTATATGgagtattcaaacaaaaaaaacaataatATTTGCCGGCTACTTCTCCAAGCAGCAATTTTTTATGGGTTTATTTAATCCGAGATCCTGGTGCCTTTTGAAGCTTAGTCTTCTTTTTTTTGAGGGAATTTTGAAAGTTAGTCGTGTacttgagagagagatggagccaAAACCGGGAGAAGTTGCCAAGGCGCTCTTCCTTGGCGGGCTCGATCGATTCGTCCGATGGAGCCGCCAGCCCGCCACCCCGTGGTTGCCGCGCAAGCGAGTGACACTGTCTACTGTCAACTGACCCGGGTGCCTAAATAAAGCAATCCTTGCCGCGGATAGCACATCGCATCCACACCCGCAAACGATCGAGCGCCCGCGCGATCCGCCGTCGCATGCAAGAGCTTGCCACGAACCGGCGCCGCCGACGTTCGTGACCGCGCAGCCGATCGCGGCGACATTGATCGATCGATTGGTCACAGGACTCGATGGCGACGGGGTGCGCGCCGTGGGGCCGGGGCGGCGGGGACCTGTCGAGCGGCAACTACGGCAACGGCGGCGGTCCGTTCAGCATCATGACGGGGTTCCTCCCGTCGCTGGGCGCCCACAGCAGCCGTCGCCACCGCGTCCGTCGTTGCGTCGTCTCCCCCTACGACCCACACTATCTCTTCTGGGAGCACACCCTCGTGATCCTCGTCCTCTACTCCGCCTGGGCTTCCCCTTTCGAGTTCGGATTCTTCATGTACCCTCACGGCCCGCTCGCCATCGCCGACAACGTCGTCAACGTATTCTTCGCCGTCGACATCGTCCTCACCTTCTTCGTAGCCTACGCCGACAAGAAGACCTTCCTGCTCGTCGACGACCCAGGCAAGATCGCCTGGCGCTACGTCACCACGGGGTTCGTCCTAGACGTCGCCTCCACCGTGCCCACCGAGCTCTCGCGCCGGATCCTCCCCACCGATATCCGCTCCTACGGCTTCTTTGGCATGCTCCGCCTCTGGCGACTCCGCCGCGTCGGCGCCCTCTTCTCCAGCATGGAGAAGGACAGGAAGTTCAGCTACTTCTGGGTCCGCTGTTTAAAGCTCATCGCCGTCACGCTCTTCGCCGTGCACTGTGCGGCCTGCTTCTACTATCTCCTCGCCGACCGGTACCCGAACCCGGCCGACACCTGGATCAGCACCTCCATGCCCAACTTCCACAACGAGAGCATCTGGCATCGTTACGTGGCGTCCATGTACTGGTCCATCACCACCCTCACCACCGTCGGCTACGGTGACATGCACGCCGTCAACTCCCAGGAGATGCTATTCACCACCTTCTACATGTTCTTCAACCTCGGCCTCACCGCATACCTCATCGGAAACATGACCAACCTCGTTGTCCACGGCACCAGCCGCACAAGACAATACGTAAGTACTCCTAGTTTACATCGATCGATCATTTCACGTCACCCTTGCTTAATTAATTCCGATTGATCATCTGATCTGATCTATATAATGCTGGTGTGGTTGAATTGCAGAGGGACACGATCCAGGCGGCCACAAGCTTCGCGGTGCGGCACCAGCTGCCGGAGCGGCTGCAGGAGCAGATGGTCTCCCACCTCAGCCTGAAATTCAGGACAGACTCGGAGGGGCTGCAACAGCAGGAGACGCTTGAGTCGCTGCCCAAAGCCATCAGGTCCAGCATCTCGCaccacctcttcttcggtatcgtACAGAGCGTCTACCTCTTCCAGGGGGTCTCCAATGACCTCATCTTTCAGCTGGTAATCCATTCACATTTTCACAACATCGAGATTACCTTTTCCGTGATGATTCATTCatgaggattttttttttcttttattaacATGGGGGTTGCAATTGCTTGCGAAGGTGTCCGAGATGACCCCCGAGTACTTTGCTCCGAAAGAGGACATCATACTGCAGAACGAAGCACCCTCGGATTTCTACATAGTTGTCACTGGTATTGTGGTAAAAATAAAATACACCCTTTTCAATTTACCTTTGGTACCAAATTTTCTTGTGTCCATGCATGTGTCAAACCAAATTTGTTGTCGGAAAATCCACAAATTAAGAGGCTGTTGCTGATCCATGTAAGTGGGGCATTTTCAGGAGTTGCTACAAATCCAGAATGGTGGAGAGCAGGCAAGCTCTCAATCTGTTCTGCTCCTCAATTCACATACTCTTTGACAGAAGAATGAATTTGCTGCAATGTATATGTGCAGCTGGCGGGCACTGCAAAGTCTGGCGACGTCGTCGGCGAGATCGGGGTCCTCTGCTACAGGCCTCAGCTCTTCACGGCCAGGACGAAATCCCTGTGCCAGCTCCTGCGCCTGGACCGCGCCGACTTGCTCAGGATTGTCCAGTCCAACGTCGAGGATGGCACCATAATCATGAACAACCTTATTCAGGTGACACAACGCTCCCAGGATCAACAAAGGGCGGAACCTTTGTTT includes these proteins:
- the LOC124672434 gene encoding potassium channel AKT3-like translates to MATGCAPWGRGGGDLSSGNYGNGGGPFSIMTGFLPSLGAHSSRRHRVRRCVVSPYDPHYLFWEHTLVILVLYSAWASPFEFGFFMYPHGPLAIADNVVNVFFAVDIVLTFFVAYADKKTFLLVDDPGKIAWRYVTTGFVLDVASTVPTELSRRILPTDIRSYGFFGMLRLWRLRRVGALFSSMEKDRKFSYFWVRCLKLIAVTLFAVHCAACFYYLLADRYPNPADTWISTSMPNFHNESIWHRYVASMYWSITTLTTVGYGDMHAVNSQEMLFTTFYMFFNLGLTAYLIGNMTNLVVHGTSRTRQYRDTIQAATSFAVRHQLPERLQEQMVSHLSLKFRTDSEGLQQQETLESLPKAIRSSISHHLFFGIVQSVYLFQGVSNDLIFQLVSEMTPEYFAPKEDIILQNEAPSDFYIVVTGIVELLQIQNGGEQLAGTAKSGDVVGEIGVLCYRPQLFTARTKSLCQLLRLDRADLLRIVQSNVEDGTIIMNNLIQYLKEKKDDSVIAGVAKEIEHMLARGQLDLPITLCFAASRSDEFVLHQLLKRGLDPNETDNNGRTALHIAASNGSEQCVRLLLENGADPNPRDPEGRVPLWEALSRRHKPAALLLAEAGADLSAGDAAMYARIAVEEDDTALLEEIVRCGGDVTAACCSDGTTALHRAVQDGNGRMVKVLLEHGADADREDSRGVTPRALADRHGHADVQQLFASHQARGDAKLPGAEDGGAVTAAAAAPQATRFRSGGLPPCGSVGSSPSLNRAGSRASYSSSARSTPQRMTNFRNSLFGVISSSFHGNRHDGGGGGRSFHHHHHSERDERSHIRVTISCPEQRGGERRLLLFVPETMQQLLELGGNRFGFEPTRVVTGDGAEVEDVRLVRDGDHLLLVSEQWTPGTSSVPRNQ